ATATTCGACCGGATCCTCGATCGTCACGATGTGCTCGGCGCGTTCGCGGTTCACCTTGTCGAGCATCGCGGCGAGCGTGGTCGACTTGCCGGAGCCGGTCGGGCCGGTGACCAGAACGAGTCCGCGGGGCTTCTCGCAGATCTTCTCCACGACCGCCGGCAGGCCGAGCTCGCGGAAACTGCGGATCTCGTAAGGAATCTGCCGGAAGGCCGCGGCGATCGCGCCGCGCTGATGGAAGACGTTCGCCCGGAAGCGCGCCAACCCCTTGATGCCGAAAGAGAAGTCGAGCTCGAGATCCTCCTCCAGGCGGTGCTTCTGATTGTCCGTCAGGATCGAGTAGGCGATCTGCTTGGTCTCTGTCGGCGTGAGCGGCGGGAGATTCAGCGGCTTCAGCACGCCGTCGATGCGGACCTGTGGCGGGGAGTTGGTCGTGATGTGGAGATCCGACCCTCCCTGCTCGACCATCGTCTTCAGCATCTGATTCAAGGTCGGCGGCATAGCCTCCTCCGAAAAACCTCTGCGACAAGAAATGTCACGGGCGAGTGTACACGAAGGTCGGGCCCGCCGCCACAGCGTGCGCCACACCGCAAGTCGCGGCAATTGTTGGAGTTCCGGGGGAGTTCCGGCAGCAAGGTGAGACCGGGAAAGAGGCCGGGCAGAAAGGAAAAGGCCCGCGGTGCGAACACCGCGGGCCTCGACCTGCCGGACCCTCGAGGCCCGGCGACTCGTCCTCAGTAGCTGACCTTCAGCTGATAAGTCGTCTTGGTTGCGGAGTAGCGATAGACCCGGACGTAGACGTTGATCGCCGAAGTACCGGTGTTCTTCCAGCTCGCCGTCTCGGCGGTCGAGCCGCCGGCCGTCGAGCTTGCCACCGCGCTGCCACCGGTCGAGTTGTAGATGTAGAGGTCATAGTCGACCGTCAGGCCGTTGAGCAGCGCCGTGACCGTCGCTCCCGCCGGCAGCGAGAGGCGGAAGTAGTCGTTCTGGTTCGACGAAGCGTCGTTGGTGAAGTTGCCCGAGATCTGGTTGCAAGCCCCGGAGATCGCCTGCGGCGCCGTGCGGCTGTTGTTCGCTTCGACCTCGGTGGTCGCCGTGCAACCGCCCCCGCCGGTGCTGTAGCTGCCGACCAGCGACAGACCCGAGTAAGCCGAGTACCCGTTCAGCATGACGTAGTAGGTGCCCGTGCCCGGCGCTGCGAAGGTGCAGGTCTCGGCGTTGCCGGAGGCGTACGGGCGGCAGTCATAGGTCGTGAGGGTCGGAGCCGAGCCGAAGCGAACGTACATGTCCGCGTCGCCGGTGCCGCCCGAGGTCTGGAAGACCAGGTTGGAGGCGCCCGCAGGCACGGCCATCGTCCAGCTCTGCTGGCTCGCCGCAGCACCGGAGATGCCGGTGACCGGCACGCCGTTCGTGAGCGTCGTCCCGCCCGGGGTACAGGCCGCGGTGGTCACGGATGCCTGCGTCGAGTTTCCCGAAGAGCAGCTGCCGTTCGAGGCCGAGACCACGTAGTAGTACGTCGTGTTGCAGGTGAGTCCGGTGTTCGAGAACGGGCTCGCCGCCGAGGAGCCGACCGCAGTGTACGGTCCGCCGCTGGTGGTCGAACGCGAGATCGAATACGAGGTCGCACCCGAAGAGGCCGTCCAGGAGACGCTCGCCGCGGTCTGGCTCGACGAGGTCGCCGCGACGCCGGTCGGCGCCGCCGGCGGCGTGCAGCTTCCGCCAGCCGGGGTCACGGAGCGGCAGGTCGACGGCGCCGAGGCCGCGGCCTCGTTGCCCGAAGGCTGCGCGACGACCTGGTAGTAATAGGTGACGCCGTTGGCGACCGCAGTGTCGTTGTAGCTCGAACCACTGACGTCGTTCGCCGCCTTGGTGAAGCCGGCGCTGCAGCCGGCTTCATTGCGATAGATGTCGTAGACGCCGGTCGAGCCGCTCCACGAGAGCGCCGCCGAGTTGTTGCCGGCGGTCACCGTGAGGGCCGGGACGGCGGGCGGCGTCACGCCGGCGAAGGTCGTGTTCCAGCCGGTGTCGGTGGTGCAGGCGATGCCGTGCCGGTTGAACGCCGCGCCGAGAGCGCCGCCGTGCGGCGTGCCGTCGGTCAGATTGCCGTTGTCGTCATCCACGGCGCGCATCGAGCGGAAGTAGGAACCGGTGAAGCAGCCGTTGGACGACCAGGTTCCCGTCGCGGTGCAGTTGAAGCCCTTGGTCGCCGTCGAGCGCGACAGGTACCAGAGGCGGTCGGCCGTCGCCCAGGCGGCGCCGGAGCCGGGGCTCGGCAGATCGCGATTGGCGAAGTCCCACAGCGCCTCCGAGGAGACGTACGACTCGCAGTGCCCCTCGCGACCGCAGGGTCCCTGATAGTTGGTGCTGGTGGGGCAGCGCAACTGGGTGAAGTTCGACACCGTCGAGGGGGTGTTGGCGGCGTGCTTGGCGTAGTCGATGTCCCGCACGCCCGAACAGCTGGTGCAGGCGTTGCCGTAGCCGCCGCAGTTCGAGGTGCCGAGGAAGCCGTTGCCGATGCAGGAGTTGTGGGTGAACAGCGCGGCCGAGAAGTCACCGTAGGTCTCGCCCGTCCCGTTCTCGGCGGAGGAGCCGTTGCCGTCGTTCGAGTCGAGGCCGTGGCCCCACTCGTGGAGCGAGACGCCCGGCAGCTCGCCGGTGTTGGCGCAGCCGCCGCCCGAGCGGAAGAAGCTGATCGTCGAGCCGTTCCAGTAGGCGTTGCAGGTCTGGTTCAGGTTGACCCGTACGGTCAGCGAGCCGTTGAGCCAGGTGTTCGACGGCAACCAGCCGCGGCCGATCTCCTTGGCGCGGTTCACCATGTAGAACTGGGTGCGGGTGGCGTGCGTGTTGCCGGCGCCGCCGCCGCCCGCGGGAATCGTGCAGTCGGTGCCGGTGCCGCTGCCGAGCGCGATCACGCCCGAGCCGTCAGCAGCCTTCGAGATCGTGCCGCAGCTGTCGGTCATCTTCACGTACTGGCCCTGCAGGGTGGTCGTTCCGGTCGAGCCGCTGAAGATGCCGGCCGAATTCGTGTAGACGCCGGTCGCGACGTTCGCCCACGGCAGCGGGAGGACCACTTCGGTCGCCGGTCGGTCGGAGCGATAGGCGCCGCCGGTCGCGGAGCCGTACTCGTTCATGTCGCGGAACTCGATGAGGCGGCCGCTCGTCGCGTCGACCCGGCCGCGCCAGGTGCCGACCGTGCCTTCGCGATGGAAGGAGAACTCCCAGACGCCGACGACGCTGCGGCCATTCCCCGGGGCGTAACCCTCGGCGAACTGGCGGCTCGCGACGGCCGTCGGAAGAAGCTTGTAGGTGCCGTTGTCGAGGATCGAGTCACCCGACTGGAAACCGTCGACGAAATCGAAGAACGTGGCGCGGGCCGCATCGACCGAAACCCGGATGGCGGGAGCGCGGGTGCCGGGCGCGGGAAGATTCTCGCTGCCGAAGGCGATCAGGTTGCCGTTGTTGACGTAGAAGACGACGCGCGCGCCCTCGACCTTGCGGCCGCCGACCAGGAGATCGAAGTCGACGAACCAGAGGTGAGCCGCAGGCTGGCCGGAGCGGCCGGCGTTGAGCACGAGATCGGCCGGGTTGACGCCCAGCATGCCGCCGACTTCATCGAGCTGCCGGCGGGCGAGCGTCTCGAGAGTCGCCAGGGTGACCTTGCTGCCGGCGGCGATGCCGAGCTCGGCGGCGGTCATCCGGTTGCCGGCGCCGGGAATCCAGGCGAGGTTGCCGCCTTCGGCGTAATCGATTCGGCCGGTACGCTTGTCGATGTAGGCGCTCCAGGGCGCACTCTTGCCGGCGGCGAAGGCCTGCCAGGCGAGGTCCGTGTCGGAGGACACGAAGCTCGACGCGTCGGTCAGGAGGGAGTTCTCCGAGCTCACCCGCAGCTCGGCTGCATTGAAGGCGCGCGCCGAGAGGGCGTCGTCGCCTTCGCGAATCGCCTGCGCGCCGGCGAACTGGGCGCTCAGGGCGATCACCAGGCCGGCGAGTGCTAGAGGCAGGATCCGCGTCGTCGTTCGCATCGTCTTGTCCATGGTTTCCAATCTCCTCGAGGGAAAATCGTCTGCGGTTCGTCCGCAGCCGTCGGCAAACCGACCTGGAACTTTTCGGACATGGCGATGCACGCACCCCGCGACTCATCGCCCGTCCCGGGAGCTATCGCGCTAGCGAAAGACCGGTTCTTGGAGTGCAGCGGTGCGGCTGACAACAACCTGTGAGGGTTGGGCGAACACTAAGAGCGTGAGAGTGCCTTGTCAAGTGTTATTTTCTGTGCCCTTGCGGAACTGGAGAACGATGACCCGACGAACGCGCCTCCGGCTCGCGGCACCGCCGGCACCTCTGGTACCCCAGGCACTCCTGGTGCTTCTGGTACTGCTGGTCTGTCCTCTCGCGGGGGCCGCGGTCGCGGTCGCCGATGCTCCCACGCCCACCGCGTCCCCGGCGCTCCCGCCGGGCCGTCCGAACATCGTCCTCGTCACCCTCGACACGACGCGCGCCGACCATCTCGGGAGCGCCGGATGGGCCCATGCGGCGACGCCGAACCTGGACGCGCTCGCCCGACGCGGACTGCGCTTCGAGCGCTGTGACAGCTCGGCCCCCGTCACCCTGCCGGCGCACGCCACCATCCTCTCCGGGCTCTTTCCACCCCGCCACGGTGTGCGCGACAACGGCACCTTCGTCCTCGCGCCCGGCGTGGCGACGCTGGCCGAGCTCCTGACGCAGGCCGGCTACGACACCGCGGCCGTGGTCTCGGCGGTGGTGCTGGCGCGCCGGCACGGGCTGGACCAGGGCTTCCGGATCTACGACGATGACCTCGGCGCAGGGAGCTCGGCGGGCACCCAGGTCGAGGAGCGGCAGGCCGAAGCGACGACCTCGGCAGCTCTGGCGCATCTCGCCGGGCTGCGGCCACCCTACTTCCTCTGGGTGCACTATTACGACCCGCACGAGGAGTACCGGCCGCCGACCCGTTTCGCCGACGCCGCGAGCGGACCGCATCGTCTCTACGACGGCGAGATCGCCTACATGGACAGCGAGATCGGGCGGCTTCTCCAGGCCCTCCCGCAGGCGACGGTCGTGGCCGCGGTCGGCGACCATGGCGAGATGCTCGGCGAGCACGGCGAGTTGACGCACGGCGTGCTGCCGTTTGCCGCGGCGCGCCGGGTGCCATTGATGCTCGCGGGTCCCGGAGTCCCTGCGGCTGCGGTTTCGGACTGCCTGGCACGCACCGCGGACCTCGTTCCGACGCTGCTCGCGCTCGCCGGGGTCGAAGTCCCTCCGGGCCTCGACGGCGAGTCGCTCCTCACCTCCGGGCCGGGGGCGGACTGCAGCCGCGTCGCCTACTCCGAGAGCTTCCTGCCCTACTACGCCTACAAGTGGTATCCGCTGCGCACCCTCTCCGACGGCCGCGCACTCTTCCTCCAGGCGCCGCGGCCAGGGCTCTTCCGGCTCGACAGGGATCCGGGCGAGACGAACGATCTCGCCGCCGCCGAACCGGAGCTCCTGCGGCTCTGGGGGACGCGGCTCGAACGCCTGCTGGCTGCGGCCGGGGAGAGACTCGAAGAGGCGCAGGCGCCGCAAGCGACGCTGGACGAGGAGCAACGGCGCCAGCTCGCCAGCCTCGGCTATCTCTCCGGCGCCGGAGCGGCGAGCGGAGGGGTCGGCGATCTTCCGGATCCGCGGCAGCGGGTGGGGATCGCGCAGGCACTCCACACCGCCGCGGCGCGAATCCAGCAGGGCGGCTGCGCCGAGGTGCTGCGGGAGCTCGAACGCATCGTGCGCGAGGATCCGCACAACTTCCCGGCGCTCGCGCTCTCGGGACAGTGCCTGCGCGACGCCGGCCGGCACGCCGATGCGCTGCGCCTCTACGAGCGGGCAGCGCAGGAGAACCCCGCTTCCGCCGTGCCGGTGGCGAACGTCGCCGGGAGTCTTCTGCAACTCGGGCGGCTCGCCGAGGCCGAGCGGGAGTTCCGGCATGCCCTGGCGCTCGACCCGAGCGAAGGCGACTCGGCCGCGAACCTGGCGCGCCTGCTGCGCGACAGCGGCCGCGGCGCGGAGGCGCTCGCGATTCTCGATCGCACGATCGCCGCTGGCGGCACCTCGACGCAACTCTTCCTCGAACGCGGCTCGATGCGGGCGACGGCCGGGCGGCTGGAGGAGGCTCTGGCGGACTTCCGCGAGGCGGTGCGCCGCGCGCCGACCGACCCGCTGGCGCTCGAGAACGCCGCCCGCGCGCTCTTTGCGCTCGGCCGGCTGCAGGAGGCCGCGCTCAGCTACGAGACCCTGGCGCGGCTCCAGCCCAACCGCGCCGACGTCTGGAAAACGCTCGTGGCGCTCTATCTCGAAACCGGCGCCGTCGCGGAGGTCGAGCGCTGTGCGCGCCAGGCGCTGCGGGTGGAGACCGTTCCGGAGGACCGGGCGCGGCTCGAGGAGCTCCTCTCGGGGCTGGCCACCGCCCCGTAGCCGCCCGTCAGGGTCTGGAGGTCAGCTCCGCTTCGAGGAGCTTCCCGGCGATGATCAGGAAGTCGTGCTCGGTGACGATACCGACCAGACGGCCGTCCTTGAGCACCGGCAGGCAGCCGATGCCGTGCTTGCGCATCAAGCTGATCGCCTCGAGCGTTGCGGTCTCGGGCGTCACCGAGACGATCTCGGTCGACATGACCTCCCGCACTGCGATCGGGCCCTTGCCGAGATCGCCGGTTCGTTCAGCCACCAGGCGAACGATTCCGCTCTGCGAGATGATGCCGATCAGCCGGTGCTCGTTGTCCTCGACCGGAATGTGCCGGATCTTCTTCCACTTCATCAGATTGGCGACCAGCTCGACGGCCTCGTCGGCGTGGGTCGTGATGATGTCGGTGGTCATGAACTGCTCGATCTGCCCGAAGTGCTTCTCCCAGCCTCCCGCGTGCTCGAGGCTGGCGAGCGGCCACTGATGCACCGGCAGGCCGGTCATCTGATTGGCGATGATCGCGCCGGTGATGGCGCCAAGGCGCTCGCCGCGATTGCCGCGTCCGCCCAGGGCATGAAGACTCTCGAGCTGCCATTGTGCTCCGGTCCTCTTGGTGCGAACGCGCTCCTCGACGATTCCGAGGTAGCGGTCGACGTCGCCGGCGTCGATACCCTTGAGCTTCAATCCATCGCGGGCTACCGGCAGCAGCTCTTCGAGGATGAGCTCGTCGGCGGGGATGTGCTGATGACCCGGCCACCCGAACTGGGCGCGCAGGCCGAGACGGGCGGCGGCGACGAAATTCTCGTTCGCGGTGTCGAACTCCATGACCTTGCGGATGTCGGGATAGACGCGCGACAGACCGGACAACAGCCCGAACCAGAAGGCGGCGTTCGCGACCTCGTCCACGATGCTCGGACCGGAGGGCAGGATCCGGTTCTCGATCCGCAGATGGGGGCGGCCCTCCGAAATGCCGTAGCAGGGGCGGGTCCAGCGATAGATGGTGCCGTTGTGGAGCCGCAGCGCCTTGAGATTGGGGACCTCGTTGCGCCGCAGCATGGCGAGGGAGTCCTCGTCGATGTCGGCCGAGAGCAGGACTTTGAAGCGCGCGATGTCCTCGCGGAAGATCTCGAGCACCGAATCATCGACCCATCGTCGGCCGAAAGAGACCCGGGAGGGCTGCTCCCGCAGATGGAGGCCCGCGGCGCGGTGGTCGACCGACTGCTGGAAGAGGGCGATGCGTGTCTCGCGCCAGAGCCGTCGGCCGAAGAGCAGCGGCGAGTTGCACGAGGCCGCGAGCACCGGCCCGGCGACCGCCTGGGTGAGGTTGTAGAGAGAGGCGAACTCCTCGGGGCCGACCTGGAAGTGAGCCTGGAAGCTCGTGTTGCAGGCCTCGACCATGACGTTCTCGTGCCGGATGATGAGCTCGTCGGCACCCTTGATGTAGAACTCGTAGGCGCTGCCACGCAGCCGGCGCATCGCCTCGTTGAGGGCGAAGTAGCGCGGCTTGGGCGTCATGTTCTCGAGCGACAGGTCCGAGATGTCGAGCGTTTGCAGGATGCCGGTCATGATGACGTCGGCATCGAGCTCGTGAGCCGCCTTGCGGCCTTTGGCCAGCAGATCCACCAGCTGCTTTTCCATCTGCTGCAGGCAGTCGCCGCCGAAGAGCAGGGGATCGGTGTTGAACTCGAGGTTGAAGCGGGCGAGCTCGGTCGTGTAGTGCTCGTCGGCGATCTTCTCGATCATCTCCATCGCGATCGGCGCCGGACTGAAGCCGCGGTCGACGAGGAAGAGCTCCTGCTCGGCGCCGATCCGCCGGACGCCACTCTCGATGGCGCCGTGCTGCAGCATCAGATCGAGCGCCTGCAGATCGCCCAGGAGCTTCCGGGTGAAGGAGCGCAGAGATTCCGAGTCCAGCTCTTTGACGTCGTGTTCGCCCATCGTCGAGGCCTTTCGCTGGGAATGCAGACTGACTCGCAGTCTAGCAGCGACGGCTCAAAGCGGGGGACTCAGAACCGCTCGCTGGTCGACACGAGGTACTGGATCTTCTCGATCGAGGGGTCGCCGTCGAGGGGAAAGGCGAGATCCAGACGGACGACGTTGGCGTGCGAGGTGCGCGTCGAGGCGACGCGCAGTCCGGCCCCGGCGTCGCGCAGCCAGCCGAGCCCGGCGGGCGGGTTCGCGTCGCCGTCGAACCAGGCCCTGCCGACATCGCAGAAGACCACCGCACCGAGCCGGAAGAGATGAAAGAACTCGCGCTCTCCGTACCAGCGTTGCTCGATCGTCAGGAGAACGCGGCGGTCGCCCTCCTGGTAGCGCAGCGGGTAGCCGCGAAGGCCGCTGTCGCCGCCGATAAGTAGTTGACGCTCGGCATCGAGATCCTCCGCCAGGTCGACGCCGGCGCCGATGTAGAGGGCCTGATGCTCGAAGTCGCGCCAGAGATAGCGCAGGCCGAGCGCCAGGAGGATCGGACCTTTGCCCCCCGGCTCGAGCCGGCCGCCGAGCGCCGCCGAGCCGGTCACGATCTGGCGCTCGGTCGGCCGAAAGGCGCGGTCCAGGGCGCTGTCGTAGACGAGCGCGTCGCGGTCGGAGCCGAAGCTCTCCGATGCGAACCCGATCCTCGCCGAACCTTGCCAGCCGACGGCCAGGTCCTCGGGACGGTGGATGCGGTCGAAGTCGTGCTCGATGACGAAGCGGTCCTGAATCCAGCTCCAGCCCAGCCATGGGTAGACGAGCTTGCGGTCCGGCGGAAGCGCGGTCGGGGTTGCCGCCGGCAGTGGGGTGAACTGCGCCTCGTCGTAGGTGACACCGAGGCGGAGCCGGTGGGTCTCGCTGTTCCTCAGGCCGCGGGAGAGTCCGACCCAGAGCTCGCCCCAACGGGTCGCCTCTTCGAAGCTGTCGCGCACCTCGCCCAGCTCATAGCGAGCGGTGACCAGGCGCTGGTCGGCAAGATCGATTCCTCCGGCGCGGCGGGTGGTGAGAGCGAAAAAGGGACGCTCGAACAGGAGTCGGAGGGCTTCGCCGTCGGTGCTGTCGGCATAGACCAGCTTGGCGCGAAAGCGGCTGCCGAAGATGTTGGGATCGTTGTAGGAGAGGAGGTTCGAGGTGCGATCGACGTTCACGACCCGCTCGACGGCGAGCTCCTTGCCGAGACCGAGGAAGTTCGCCTCTTCGATCTCGATCTTGTAGTCGTTGACGCCGCCGCCGCGGTTGAAGCTCAGTCCCGGCTTGAGCGACCAGGTGTCGCGGGTCCGGACTTCGACGATCACCCGGCCGTCGCGGTAGGCGACCGGCTCGACGCTGGCGGCGGCGAGAAAGCGCTGGGCGCGCAGCGCGCGCGCCGACTCGGCGAGGGCACTGGCCGAGTAGAGGTCGCCCTCGGCGAACAGGAGTTGGCGGCGCACGACGCGCGCGGGGGTTTCGATGTGCAGGGCGTTGGCCCAGCGGAAGATCAGCTGGCGCTCGCCGGGCAGGTTGGGATCGAAAACGTCGCCGGCTTCGACGGAGATCTCGCCGAAGCGGGCGCCCGCGGCCACGAGCTCTGCGGGCGTCGGAAGGGCCGCGGGGGAGCCGGCTGCAGTCGCCGCAGTCCCTGCCGTCACTGGCTCTGATGGTTCTGGCGGCGCTGATGGCGCTGGGCGCTCCGCGGTCGGCTCTGCTGCCGGCGCCGGAGGGGAGGCGGCGAGCCCCAGCACGAGCTGAAGCCCGAGCCCGGTGCAGATCACTCCGATGGCACGGCAGCTCGACAAGAGGTCCCTCGCCCCCGGCTTCGGCCGGGCGACACGAGAATTCTACCTGCGGCTTCGGGCGCCGGGCGGCCGGGAGCCTGGCAAGACTGCGGGACCCGCCAGCGGGCCCCCTCGATTCAGCTCGCGACCGATACTGCGGGGGCGCCGGCGGCGGTGAATGCCGGGTGGACCAGGGCGCCGTCGCGTGCCAGGAGCGTACCCATCACCTCCTGGTCGGTCTCGGGGATGCCGAGCTTCTTGTCCTTCCAGACCAGCAGCAGCAGGGTCAGGAGATTGCGGGCATAAACGAGGCTCGCGTCGGCGGGCACGGTCGCCGGCAGGTTGGAAGGACCGAGGATGAACACACCCTGGTGTTCGACCTCCTCGTCGACCCGGGTCAGCTCGCAGTTGCCGCCCTGGGCCGCAGCGATGTCGACCACGACGGCCCCCGGCTTCATTCCTTCGATCATGTCGCGGGAGAGCAGCACCGGAGCGCGCTTGCCCGGGACCTGGGCGGTCGTGATCACCACGTCGGCTGCGGCGAGCCGCGTCTTCAGGATCGCCCGCTGCTGCTCGAGAAACTCCTTGGTGACCTCTTTGGCGTAGCCGCCCGTGCCCTCCGCAGTCGGCATCTGCGGCAGGTCGATGAAGCGGCCGCCGAGCGACTCGACCTGTTCCTTCACCGCCGGCCGCACGTCGGAGACCTCGACCGTGGCGCCCAGCCGCTTGGCGGTGGCGAGCGCCATGAGGCCGGCGACCCCGGCGCCCAGGAC
The DNA window shown above is from Thermoanaerobaculia bacterium and carries:
- a CDS encoding pre-peptidase C-terminal domain-containing protein: MRAVDDDNGNLTDGTPHGGALGAAFNRHGIACTTDTGWNTTFAGVTPPAVPALTVTAGNNSAALSWSGSTGVYDIYRNEAGCSAGFTKAANDVSGSSYNDTAVANGVTYYYQVVAQPSGNEAAASAPSTCRSVTPAGGSCTPPAAPTGVAATSSSQTAASVSWTASSGATSYSISRSTTSGGPYTAVGSSAASPFSNTGLTCNTTYYYVVSASNGSCSSGNSTQASVTTAACTPGGTTLTNGVPVTGISGAAASQQSWTMAVPAGASNLVFQTSGGTGDADMYVRFGSAPTLTTYDCRPYASGNAETCTFAAPGTGTYYVMLNGYSAYSGLSLVGSYSTGGGGCTATTEVEANNSRTAPQAISGACNQISGNFTNDASSNQNDYFRLSLPAGATVTALLNGLTVDYDLYIYNSTGGSAVASSTAGGSTAETASWKNTGTSAINVYVRVYRYSATKTTYQLKVSY
- a CDS encoding sulfatase-like hydrolase/transferase is translated as MTRRTRLRLAAPPAPLVPQALLVLLVLLVCPLAGAAVAVADAPTPTASPALPPGRPNIVLVTLDTTRADHLGSAGWAHAATPNLDALARRGLRFERCDSSAPVTLPAHATILSGLFPPRHGVRDNGTFVLAPGVATLAELLTQAGYDTAAVVSAVVLARRHGLDQGFRIYDDDLGAGSSAGTQVEERQAEATTSAALAHLAGLRPPYFLWVHYYDPHEEYRPPTRFADAASGPHRLYDGEIAYMDSEIGRLLQALPQATVVAAVGDHGEMLGEHGELTHGVLPFAAARRVPLMLAGPGVPAAAVSDCLARTADLVPTLLALAGVEVPPGLDGESLLTSGPGADCSRVAYSESFLPYYAYKWYPLRTLSDGRALFLQAPRPGLFRLDRDPGETNDLAAAEPELLRLWGTRLERLLAAAGERLEEAQAPQATLDEEQRRQLASLGYLSGAGAASGGVGDLPDPRQRVGIAQALHTAAARIQQGGCAEVLRELERIVREDPHNFPALALSGQCLRDAGRHADALRLYERAAQENPASAVPVANVAGSLLQLGRLAEAEREFRHALALDPSEGDSAANLARLLRDSGRGAEALAILDRTIAAGGTSTQLFLERGSMRATAGRLEEALADFREAVRRAPTDPLALENAARALFALGRLQEAALSYETLARLQPNRADVWKTLVALYLETGAVAEVERCARQALRVETVPEDRARLEELLSGLATAP
- a CDS encoding CBS domain-containing protein, with amino-acid sequence MGEHDVKELDSESLRSFTRKLLGDLQALDLMLQHGAIESGVRRIGAEQELFLVDRGFSPAPIAMEMIEKIADEHYTTELARFNLEFNTDPLLFGGDCLQQMEKQLVDLLAKGRKAAHELDADVIMTGILQTLDISDLSLENMTPKPRYFALNEAMRRLRGSAYEFYIKGADELIIRHENVMVEACNTSFQAHFQVGPEEFASLYNLTQAVAGPVLAASCNSPLLFGRRLWRETRIALFQQSVDHRAAGLHLREQPSRVSFGRRWVDDSVLEIFREDIARFKVLLSADIDEDSLAMLRRNEVPNLKALRLHNGTIYRWTRPCYGISEGRPHLRIENRILPSGPSIVDEVANAAFWFGLLSGLSRVYPDIRKVMEFDTANENFVAAARLGLRAQFGWPGHQHIPADELILEELLPVARDGLKLKGIDAGDVDRYLGIVEERVRTKRTGAQWQLESLHALGGRGNRGERLGAITGAIIANQMTGLPVHQWPLASLEHAGGWEKHFGQIEQFMTTDIITTHADEAVELVANLMKWKKIRHIPVEDNEHRLIGIISQSGIVRLVAERTGDLGKGPIAVREVMSTEIVSVTPETATLEAISLMRKHGIGCLPVLKDGRLVGIVTEHDFLIIAGKLLEAELTSRP
- a CDS encoding Re/Si-specific NAD(P)(+) transhydrogenase subunit alpha, encoding MTTVFVPKEIRAGERRVAASPESVKKLIKAGLEVAIESGAGRQAGFSDDAYTSSGATLVTTSAAGYQAADIVFKVAPPEKGEAEQLRAGTYLFSLLDPYRNTELVQTLVARKVTVFAMELVPRTTRGQALDVLSSQASIAGYKAVLVGAERLGKIFPLLMTAAGTIQPAKVVVLGAGVAGLMALATAKRLGATVEVSDVRPAVKEQVESLGGRFIDLPQMPTAEGTGGYAKEVTKEFLEQQRAILKTRLAAADVVITTAQVPGKRAPVLLSRDMIEGMKPGAVVVDIAAAQGGNCELTRVDEEVEHQGVFILGPSNLPATVPADASLVYARNLLTLLLLVWKDKKLGIPETDQEVMGTLLARDGALVHPAFTAAGAPAVSVAS